One Paroedura picta isolate Pp20150507F chromosome 16, Ppicta_v3.0, whole genome shotgun sequence genomic region harbors:
- the THTPA gene encoding thiamine-triphosphatase isoform X2, with product MATGFACNAAAAVCGSHAGKDPGGPASGSIEVEQKFLFQPGIEETLVALGATLAGNVSFQDHYFDTPNWHLTLADHWLREREGAGWELKCPPRPPEKAGISSPVTERWNRQGHTQEAAGSCPLQPLGETGRPDPATQYQEVTCPRDIVARVCGLLGVDSAVSWGDNVAQAVEALGLEKFASFVTRRRKYRLRGLSVDLDEADFGYAVGEVEAVVGRQEDVPRALEKIQELGRQLGFNEKTQIPGKISVYLHKFRPAHYERLMQAGRVRRVQDAGTPQGERD from the exons ATGGCGACGGGCTTTGCGTGCAATGCTGCGGCTGCGGTTTGCGGCTCCCACGCAGGGAAAG ACCCTGGAGGCCCAGCCTCGGGATCCATCGAGGTTGAACAGAAGTTCCTCTTTCAGCCAGGCATCGAGGAGACGCTGGTGGCCCTGGGGGCGACCCTCGCCGGAAACGTCTCCTTCCAGGACCACTACTTTGACACGCCCAACTGGCACCTTACCCTGGCTGACCACTGGCTCCGGGAGCGCGAGGGGGCTGGCTGGGAGCTGAAATGTCCCCCGCGGCCACCGGAGAAGGCCGGCATTTCGAGCCCAGTCACAGAAAGGTGGAACCGTCAGGGTCATACGCAGGAAGCCGCCGGATCTTGTCCTTTGCAGCCGCTAGGCGAAACGGGCAGGCCAGACCCTGCCACGCAATACCAGGAAGTGACGTGCCCCCGGGATATCGTGGCCCGGGTCTGTGGTCTCTTGGGCGTGGACTCGGCCGTGAGCTGGGGTGACAACGTGGCCCAAGCGGTGGAGGCACTTGGCCTGGAGAAGTTTGCCAGTTTCGTGACCCGCCGGCGCAAATACCGCCTGAGAGGTCTGAGCGTGGATCTCGACGAGGCGGATTTTGGCTACGCCGTGGGGGAGGTGGAGGCCGTGGTCGGGCGGCAGGAGGACGTGCCACGGGCCCTAGAGAAGATCCAGGAGctgggcaggcagctgg gCTTCAACGAGAAAACCCAGATCCCGGGAAAGATATCCGTTTATCTGCACAAATTCAGGCCCGCGCACTATGAGAGGCTCATGCAAGCTGGGAGGGTGCGGAGAGTGCAGGATGCAGGAACCCCTCAAGGGGAGAGGGATTAA
- the THTPA gene encoding thiamine-triphosphatase isoform X1 — protein sequence MTNSRCTCRGAGEGAGGDYSSQAPLRAHVLRRSPQQNPGDQRGKKTTRNNSLLIFFLKKLRRLDIAAPLFSPQSQRALGNVVPASLSAGINMATGFACNAAAAVCGSHAGKDPGGPASGSIEVEQKFLFQPGIEETLVALGATLAGNVSFQDHYFDTPNWHLTLADHWLREREGAGWELKCPPRPPEKAGISSPVTERWNRQGHTQEAAGSCPLQPLGETGRPDPATQYQEVTCPRDIVARVCGLLGVDSAVSWGDNVAQAVEALGLEKFASFVTRRRKYRLRGFNEKTQIPGKISVYLHKFRPAHYERLMQAGRVRRVQDAGTPQGERD from the exons ATGACGAACTCCAGATGCACCtgccggggggcgggggagggagcggGCGGGGACTACAGCTCCCAGGCGCCTTTGCGCGCCCATGTGCTCCGCCGCTCCCCCCAGCAGAACCCCGGGGATCAAAGGGGGAAGAAAACAACCAGAAATAACAgcctgcttattttttttttaaagaagttaaGAAGATTAGACATCGcagccccccttttctctccccagtcGCAAAGggctctgggaaatgtagttccggCCTCGCTCTCTGCGGGCATCAATATGGCGACGGGCTTTGCGTGCAATGCTGCGGCTGCGGTTTGCGGCTCCCACGCAGGGAAAG ACCCTGGAGGCCCAGCCTCGGGATCCATCGAGGTTGAACAGAAGTTCCTCTTTCAGCCAGGCATCGAGGAGACGCTGGTGGCCCTGGGGGCGACCCTCGCCGGAAACGTCTCCTTCCAGGACCACTACTTTGACACGCCCAACTGGCACCTTACCCTGGCTGACCACTGGCTCCGGGAGCGCGAGGGGGCTGGCTGGGAGCTGAAATGTCCCCCGCGGCCACCGGAGAAGGCCGGCATTTCGAGCCCAGTCACAGAAAGGTGGAACCGTCAGGGTCATACGCAGGAAGCCGCCGGATCTTGTCCTTTGCAGCCGCTAGGCGAAACGGGCAGGCCAGACCCTGCCACGCAATACCAGGAAGTGACGTGCCCCCGGGATATCGTGGCCCGGGTCTGTGGTCTCTTGGGCGTGGACTCGGCCGTGAGCTGGGGTGACAACGTGGCCCAAGCGGTGGAGGCACTTGGCCTGGAGAAGTTTGCCAGTTTCGTGACCCGCCGGCGCAAATACCGCCTGAGAG gCTTCAACGAGAAAACCCAGATCCCGGGAAAGATATCCGTTTATCTGCACAAATTCAGGCCCGCGCACTATGAGAGGCTCATGCAAGCTGGGAGGGTGCGGAGAGTGCAGGATGCAGGAACCCCTCAAGGGGAGAGGGATTAA